The window ACGTTGCCATCATCGTTGTCATCTCTTCAACTGTCGAAACATTTGAATCTTCCAAAAATCCTTGTTGTATTGTTGCATTACTCGGTATTTCTATATTTTTGGGATCCTTTTGTTTATATTGACCATCCCCTATTTTTTCTAATGATTTATTTTCTTTAAATTTTACTAATTTTATTTTACCCACTACATTGTTGCCTTGACCATTACCAGTAAATATATTTCCTTGTCGATCGATTGATATATCACCACCTTGAGCGTTTATTACTATTGGTTCATTTTGCTCATTTAATAATGTTTCACCTTTTTGATTTACTATGCGGTTTGCAGTATCTAATCTGAAATTTCCATTTCGCGTATATCTAATTCCATCCCGCGTCTCAACACTGAAAAACCCTTCACCATTAATTCCCAGATCAAAAGGTGAATTGGTTTGCTTCAATTCTCCTGATTTATGGTCTGTGTATTGGTCTGT is drawn from Nitrospinota bacterium and contains these coding sequences:
- the flgF gene encoding flagellar basal-body rod protein FlgF — encoded protein: MQEGIFIAASAGIKQSKKLEVIANNLANVNTTGYKRDRLAFKELMPPFPPDSGLEGGKNLLLSPDKSNKNVSYVAITDQYTDHKSGELKQTNSPFDLGINGEGFFSVETRDGIRYTRNGNFRLDTANRIVNQKGETLLNEQNEPIVINAQGGDISIDRQGNIFTGNGQGNNVVGKIKLVKFKENKSLEKIGDGQYKQKDPKNIEIPSNATIQQGFLEDSNVSTVEEMTTMMATLRVFETYQKVIQSIDSMDDQAVNNIGRVG